The proteins below come from a single Chryseobacterium nepalense genomic window:
- a CDS encoding DNA/RNA helicase domain-containing protein: MNFSIRQYPFDNNLESEIIDNHRDFLNWPLVYFLEENKTKEAYVGETTDVLSRLKTHSKSERKQRLNTVNLILSDKFNKSATLDIESNLIKYISADGTYSLQNGNLGISNHQYYQQKEIYWELFKNIWGELKTLGIARHYLHDIDNSDLFKYSPYKSLSREQIKGLRMILNCLLDDNAKVSLIQGGAGTGKSILAIFLFKLLKTNLDDFNESDFDENDKDIFHLLELVKQKYGELSMALVIPMASFRQTISNVFKNIKGLSSKMVIGPSEIVKQKYDLLIVDEGHRLRRRVNLGSYFGTFDKNSEALGLDKNTSSELDWVQLQSKKSIIFYDQFQSIKPSDVTKESFYDLKNLPTTRNEKLLTQFRVKGGNNYVKLIHQLFDENINSIIPKINIGFYDLKLFDNLNEMVHQIQLKEKEEKLSRMVAGFAWEWISKNDKSKFDIVIEDTFLQWNSTDKDWVNSTNAINEVGCIHTTQGYDLNYAGVIIGPELDYDFENREFIVYKDRYKDKNGKNSIKDSKVLLDFVINIYKTILLRGIEGTYIYVCNLNLRKYFSQFIPIYQEKTKQEKLLKILDEPNEHTVPFYDLEIAAGNFSDFQMVGDLKFIEVPDLISPQNYFICKVVGESMNKVIPNGSFCLFNKYIGGSRNGLITLVEGSEIFDSETGAHYTIKEYSSKKVTDEEGWHHEEIILKPLSTKSYEPIVLRDEETMNFKVIGVFVKVIQ; the protein is encoded by the coding sequence ATGAACTTTTCTATTCGACAATATCCTTTTGACAATAATCTGGAATCTGAAATAATTGATAATCATAGAGATTTTCTTAACTGGCCACTCGTCTATTTTTTAGAAGAGAATAAAACTAAAGAGGCTTATGTAGGTGAAACAACAGATGTTCTCAGCAGATTAAAAACACATTCTAAAAGTGAAAGAAAGCAGAGATTAAATACGGTCAATTTAATTTTAAGTGATAAGTTTAATAAATCTGCAACTTTAGATATTGAATCAAATCTTATTAAATATATTTCTGCAGATGGAACGTATTCTCTGCAAAATGGTAATCTAGGTATTTCCAATCATCAATATTATCAGCAAAAAGAAATCTATTGGGAATTGTTTAAGAACATTTGGGGGGAATTAAAAACCTTAGGTATTGCTAGACATTATCTTCACGATATTGATAATTCTGATTTATTCAAATATTCACCTTATAAATCTTTATCAAGGGAACAGATAAAGGGACTTAGAATGATTCTGAATTGCCTTCTTGATGATAATGCAAAAGTTAGTCTTATACAAGGAGGTGCGGGAACGGGTAAATCTATTTTAGCTATTTTCTTATTTAAACTTTTAAAAACAAATCTGGATGATTTTAATGAATCAGATTTTGATGAAAATGATAAAGATATTTTTCATTTATTAGAATTGGTAAAACAAAAATATGGCGAGTTAAGCATGGCTCTTGTCATTCCCATGGCTTCTTTTCGCCAGACTATTTCTAATGTCTTTAAAAATATAAAAGGGCTCTCAAGTAAAATGGTCATTGGACCTTCCGAAATTGTAAAGCAAAAATATGATTTGCTAATTGTAGATGAAGGTCATCGTTTGCGAAGAAGAGTGAATTTAGGCTCCTATTTTGGAACTTTTGATAAGAATTCTGAAGCTTTAGGTCTTGATAAAAATACTTCTTCGGAATTAGACTGGGTACAATTACAAAGTAAAAAGTCCATAATTTTTTATGACCAGTTCCAGTCTATTAAGCCTTCTGACGTAACAAAAGAAAGTTTTTATGATCTAAAAAATCTTCCAACGACAAGAAATGAAAAACTATTAACCCAATTTCGGGTAAAAGGTGGAAATAATTATGTTAAGCTAATTCATCAGTTATTTGATGAAAATATAAATAGTATTATACCAAAAATCAATATTGGCTTTTATGATCTTAAACTATTTGATAATCTTAATGAAATGGTGCATCAAATACAGTTAAAAGAAAAAGAGGAAAAGTTATCAAGAATGGTTGCTGGTTTTGCTTGGGAATGGATTTCTAAAAATGATAAATCCAAGTTTGATATTGTTATAGAGGATACTTTTTTGCAGTGGAACAGTACTGATAAAGATTGGGTCAATTCTACCAATGCCATAAATGAAGTAGGATGTATCCATACAACACAGGGTTATGATCTCAATTACGCAGGGGTTATTATCGGACCTGAGCTTGATTATGATTTTGAAAATCGGGAATTCATAGTTTATAAAGATAGATACAAAGATAAAAATGGAAAAAACTCCATTAAAGATTCTAAGGTTTTGTTAGATTTTGTTATTAATATCTACAAAACGATTTTGCTAAGAGGAATTGAGGGGACATATATCTATGTTTGTAATCTTAATTTACGCAAGTATTTTTCTCAATTCATTCCGATATATCAGGAAAAAACTAAACAAGAAAAATTATTAAAAATTTTAGATGAGCCTAATGAACATACTGTTCCTTTTTATGATTTAGAAATCGCTGCCGGTAATTTTTCTGATTTTCAAATGGTAGGAGATTTAAAATTTATTGAAGTTCCGGATTTAATTTCACCTCAAAATTATTTTATCTGTAAAGTGGTGGGAGAATCAATGAATAAAGTAATTCCGAATGGTAGTTTCTGCCTGTTTAACAAATATATTGGCGGAAGCAGAAATGGTTTGATCACTTTAGTTGAAGGTAGTGAGATTTTTGATAGTGAAACCGGAGCTCATTACACTATAAAAGAATATTCAAGTAAAAAAGTAACCGATGAAGAAGGATGGCATCATGAAGAGATTATCTTGAAACCCTTATCTACAAAATCTTATGAGCCAATTGTTTTAAGGGACGAAGAAACAATGAATTTTAAAGTGATTGGGGTGTTTGTGAAAGTTATCCAATAA
- a CDS encoding nucleotide pyrophosphohydrolase, which yields MIKLEIMENMTTLINEIIKFRNERDWEQFHNSKDLAVALSVEASELLELFLWKENEDFNIDKLKEELADVLMYALLLANKHDLDIHEIILDKIRKNAEKYPVDKSRGNATKYNEL from the coding sequence TTGATAAAGTTAGAAATTATGGAAAATATGACCACGCTTATAAACGAAATAATAAAATTCAGGAATGAAAGGGATTGGGAACAATTTCATAACTCGAAAGATCTGGCTGTTGCCTTATCTGTTGAGGCTTCAGAACTTTTAGAATTATTCTTATGGAAAGAAAATGAAGATTTTAATATTGATAAGCTTAAAGAAGAATTAGCTGATGTTCTGATGTATGCCTTACTTTTAGCCAATAAGCATGACTTAGATATTCACGAAATTATTTTAGATAAAATTAGAAAAAATGCAGAAAAATATCCGGTTGATAAATCAAGAGGTAATGCAACAAAATATAATGAATTGTAG
- a CDS encoding lipase family protein: protein MTNPTLDAYQQIFGMACLVGRSSGYKGTASELQQQLQYDLSFYLNNVPPVTILGQTGPSTADASVTPVLGSWNLVWGPALLQENNDDVSDNAVFVAQCDAVAFPGGPVMPTYVVAIAATNPDSLYDWESEDFSVSQVVNWSTYNPSSFSPSDYNGTDPYISLGTATGISNLLGLTTVETAAAPGTTLEQFLSSVQLSENTAVIFCGHSLAGALSPTLALYLTEQKKLEAFDLTLVYPTAGATPGETNFANLFNSTFPALPSGWEKQSLPYQSWNTMHWNDLDVVPHAWQKQDLQQIADLYGPSPNFWTAASLQALQAYAIVDSTQSGAVYTRIQNSSLPGTLQHSMGNSAINVPPKSIQDFVEQLFIQHVEMYSGIPANGSNPEVTGLILPQPLPPTPSSYAKTVPGIFPVTEAEMIARIISQIIGWISKHALSDMKSAVKEEK from the coding sequence ATGACAAATCCAACATTAGATGCTTATCAGCAGATATTCGGGATGGCCTGCCTTGTGGGTCGTTCCTCAGGGTACAAGGGTACCGCGAGTGAATTACAGCAACAGCTGCAGTACGATCTTTCTTTCTACCTGAATAATGTTCCGCCGGTAACCATTCTGGGACAGACCGGTCCTTCTACCGCCGATGCTTCGGTTACGCCGGTGCTGGGCAGCTGGAACCTGGTTTGGGGACCTGCCCTATTGCAGGAGAACAACGATGATGTTTCCGATAATGCCGTATTTGTAGCGCAGTGTGATGCCGTGGCATTTCCGGGCGGACCTGTAATGCCAACCTACGTCGTAGCCATTGCCGCCACCAACCCCGATTCCTTATACGATTGGGAATCTGAAGATTTTTCCGTTTCACAGGTGGTCAATTGGAGTACGTATAATCCATCCAGTTTCAGTCCGTCTGATTACAACGGTACCGATCCCTATATTTCACTCGGAACCGCTACGGGAATCAGCAATCTTCTGGGATTGACGACTGTAGAAACTGCCGCAGCTCCGGGAACTACGCTTGAGCAATTCTTAAGCAGTGTGCAGCTTTCCGAAAATACTGCTGTAATTTTCTGCGGCCACAGCCTTGCGGGAGCCCTCTCTCCTACTTTGGCGCTGTATCTTACGGAACAGAAAAAGCTGGAGGCTTTTGATCTTACGCTGGTTTATCCTACTGCGGGAGCTACTCCGGGAGAAACCAATTTTGCCAACCTTTTCAACAGTACATTTCCTGCATTGCCATCCGGCTGGGAAAAGCAATCGCTTCCTTACCAAAGCTGGAATACGATGCACTGGAATGACCTGGATGTCGTACCTCACGCATGGCAGAAACAGGATCTGCAACAGATAGCCGATCTTTACGGCCCATCACCTAACTTCTGGACTGCAGCCTCACTACAGGCACTTCAGGCTTACGCAATCGTAGATTCTACACAGTCGGGTGCCGTGTATACCCGGATTCAAAACAGTTCGCTGCCCGGAACGCTTCAGCATTCCATGGGAAATTCGGCAATTAATGTTCCTCCAAAATCAATACAGGATTTTGTAGAACAGCTGTTCATCCAGCATGTTGAAATGTATTCCGGTATTCCGGCCAACGGTTCAAATCCTGAAGTGACCGGACTGATCCTTCCGCAGCCTTTGCCACCAACACCATCATCCTACGCCAAAACAGTACCTGGTATTTTTCCCGTAACCGAAGCCGAAATGATTGCAAGAATCATTTCCCAGATCATCGGCTGGATTTCCAAGCATGCCTTATCAGACATGAAATCCGCAGTGAAAGAAGAAAAATAA
- a CDS encoding GIY-YIG nuclease family protein, with protein sequence MNLLKTQMMKGWMYILLCSDGSYYTGSTNDLDRRIIQHQIGEGASHTKKRLPVKLVYYEEYHRIDLAFYREKQVQGWNRKKKEALISGMPELLPKLAIAYRDLTKK encoded by the coding sequence TTGAACCTGTTAAAAACGCAAATGATGAAAGGATGGATGTACATTCTTCTCTGTTCCGACGGAAGTTATTATACCGGGAGTACGAATGATCTTGATCGCAGAATCATACAGCACCAAATTGGAGAGGGTGCCAGCCACACTAAAAAGAGACTTCCCGTAAAATTGGTATATTATGAAGAATATCACCGGATTGATCTTGCTTTCTACCGCGAAAAACAAGTCCAGGGATGGAACAGAAAAAAGAAAGAAGCACTGATTAGCGGAATGCCGGAACTCCTTCCGAAATTGGCAATTGCCTACCGGGATCTAACAAAGAAATAA
- a CDS encoding DUF6266 family protein has protein sequence MQQHRPENIIRLTWENNSVQGTASESDKVNVVCYCEELDQFEIFESIALRTALTVDATLPALYNGKEIQVWSYFHNSTETLASNSVHLGTFTLV, from the coding sequence GTGCAGCAGCACAGACCGGAAAATATCATCAGGCTGACCTGGGAGAATAACTCGGTACAGGGCACTGCTTCCGAAAGCGACAAAGTGAATGTAGTCTGTTATTGTGAAGAGCTTGACCAATTCGAGATTTTTGAATCCATTGCCCTGCGTACAGCTCTTACGGTAGATGCTACACTTCCCGCCTTGTATAACGGTAAAGAAATTCAGGTCTGGAGCTATTTTCATAATTCTACGGAAACATTGGCTTCGAACAGTGTTCACCTGGGAACCTTTACTTTAGTGTAA
- a CDS encoding DUF6266 family protein codes for MARITKGILGGFSGKVGTIVGASWRGQDIIRSTPKPSSRPPSEKQQLQQDKFKLVISFLQPLKNIQNRYFGSRSGSKSRVNLAVSYTISEAIQMTGTIPELMYNKVLITKGDLTGFQNVGAAAQTGKYHQADLGE; via the coding sequence ATGGCAAGAATAACAAAAGGAATCCTCGGAGGATTTTCAGGAAAAGTAGGAACAATTGTAGGAGCCAGCTGGCGCGGACAGGATATTATCAGAAGTACTCCCAAACCAAGCAGCAGGCCGCCAAGTGAAAAGCAACAGCTTCAGCAGGATAAATTTAAGCTGGTGATCAGTTTCCTGCAGCCGCTAAAAAATATTCAGAACCGGTATTTCGGATCGCGTAGCGGATCAAAATCCAGGGTGAATTTGGCGGTATCCTATACCATCAGCGAAGCAATACAGATGACAGGTACCATCCCGGAGCTGATGTATAATAAGGTGCTGATTACAAAAGGAGACCTGACCGGCTTTCAGAATGTGGGTGCAGCAGCACAGACCGGAAAATATCATCAGGCTGACCTGGGAGAATAA
- a CDS encoding helix-turn-helix domain-containing protein, whose amino-acid sequence MKNQSHPPFHHDELMNIIIEIFSEILLTLEKSKNNEVQYYDSADVKRLLNISDSTLFRIRKSQKIPYVRIGRKIFYPKSFLQLPSENEGIFLAVYTYDPLCILKNFDSRFVSSSVFYSAAEKNVSRTGE is encoded by the coding sequence ATGAAAAACCAGTCACATCCTCCGTTTCATCATGATGAGCTGATGAATATTATTATCGAAATTTTCTCAGAAATCCTGTTAACCCTTGAAAAATCAAAAAATAATGAAGTTCAGTATTATGACAGTGCCGATGTTAAAAGACTGCTGAATATCAGCGACAGTACCTTGTTCAGGATCAGGAAATCACAGAAAATTCCTTATGTCAGAATCGGCAGGAAAATATTTTACCCGAAATCTTTTTTACAGCTACCCTCAGAAAATGAGGGTATTTTTTTGGCTGTATATACTTATGACCCGTTGTGCATTTTGAAAAATTTTGATAGTAGATTCGTCAGTTCGAGTGTTTTTTACAGCGCAGCGGAGAAAAATGTATCGAGAACCGGTGAATGA